A genomic region of Gimesia chilikensis contains the following coding sequences:
- a CDS encoding response regulator — MVQARSQTPYQLLIADDDSGFREVLREVLAPYFQLFEAESGEQAIELVEQTHVDIVLLDMHMDILTGLEAVRILKQINALLPCILITADATDELRQDASAANAYEVLSKPVKRQELVTTVSHALVDTYQDPNVPFWLGN; from the coding sequence ATTACTGATTGCTGATGACGACTCCGGTTTCCGTGAAGTCCTCAGAGAGGTATTGGCCCCTTACTTCCAGCTGTTTGAGGCGGAATCGGGGGAACAGGCGATTGAGCTCGTGGAACAGACACACGTCGACATCGTTCTGCTCGACATGCACATGGACATTCTGACAGGTCTGGAAGCCGTCCGGATTTTGAAACAGATCAATGCTCTGCTCCCCTGCATTCTGATTACCGCTGATGCGACAGATGAATTGCGTCAGGATGCCAGTGCCGCGAATGCTTACGAAGTACTGTCTAAACCAGTCAAGCGACAGGAGTTAGTCACGACCGTTTCTCACGCTCTCGTCGACACCTACCAGGACCCCAACGTCCCATTCTGGCTGGGTAACTGA
- a CDS encoding metallophosphoesterase family protein translates to MSYVPTRFIHAANLRLDHQPQGVATISEAAQHLLEDCTLNSFANLVQSCLDQSVDFLLLTGNTFVESDHSIRARIALIDGFQKLAAHNIQVLVIPGESDPLSAWDLQYHWPENVTFFSPGDHERFDILRETETVATLQLFGSAPAKTYQTLKLKQRNQLFNKHNQRPLSIGCMTPASSTTAEESATFELDSFSLAVPDAFQSDDDSSEVAVDYLSLSKGTSHHTFEMQPGVAHHPGTAQGLNFGEYQKNGVTLAIVNSEAPLELRRIKVAPVRWLPLELELEPHTSTAHLRQQMKSALLSRKPGKHERLWMVCWKLSGSGSLLDALEDATQQAELTSALQQELKQQQLPQLEHTFKLEFTPIQQHRESGTELTDSYLRQVESFRTRFDAPLERLISHAGHLDPQWQQRLTSIAAELDEVQIFNTAIRNGQSWLNISTDEEHHS, encoded by the coding sequence ATGTCATATGTACCAACCCGCTTTATTCATGCTGCGAACTTGCGTCTCGATCATCAGCCGCAGGGAGTCGCTACCATTTCGGAAGCAGCGCAGCATCTGCTCGAAGATTGCACGCTGAACTCTTTTGCCAATCTGGTTCAGAGTTGTCTGGATCAGAGTGTCGACTTCCTGCTGCTGACGGGAAATACGTTCGTCGAATCAGATCACAGCATCCGCGCCCGTATTGCACTCATCGATGGCTTTCAGAAACTGGCCGCACACAATATTCAAGTACTGGTCATTCCCGGTGAATCAGATCCCCTCAGTGCCTGGGACCTGCAATATCACTGGCCCGAGAATGTCACCTTCTTCTCACCCGGCGATCACGAACGTTTCGACATTCTCCGCGAAACGGAAACGGTGGCCACTCTGCAGCTCTTCGGATCTGCGCCGGCGAAAACCTACCAGACACTGAAACTGAAACAGCGGAATCAACTGTTCAACAAACACAACCAGCGTCCCCTGTCGATTGGCTGCATGACGCCCGCTTCATCCACTACCGCCGAGGAATCAGCGACCTTCGAACTCGATTCATTCTCGCTGGCCGTCCCGGATGCTTTCCAGAGCGACGATGACAGCAGCGAAGTCGCCGTGGATTACCTTTCACTCTCCAAAGGGACGAGCCACCATACGTTTGAAATGCAGCCCGGTGTTGCCCATCATCCGGGAACGGCCCAGGGATTGAACTTCGGTGAATACCAGAAGAATGGCGTCACGCTGGCCATCGTCAATTCAGAGGCACCTTTGGAACTCAGACGTATCAAAGTCGCCCCGGTGCGCTGGCTCCCGCTTGAGCTGGAACTGGAGCCACACACTTCCACAGCTCACCTGCGACAGCAGATGAAATCCGCACTGTTATCGCGGAAACCAGGCAAGCACGAACGACTCTGGATGGTCTGCTGGAAACTGTCTGGCAGTGGATCCCTGCTTGATGCACTGGAAGACGCCACACAACAGGCGGAGTTGACTTCTGCACTGCAGCAGGAACTGAAACAGCAACAGCTTCCCCAACTGGAACACACTTTCAAGCTGGAATTCACCCCCATTCAACAGCACCGGGAATCGGGCACCGAACTGACCGATTCCTATCTGCGACAGGTGGAATCCTTTCGCACGCGCTTTGATGCCCCCCTTGAGCGACTGATCTCCCACGCCGGTCATCTCGACCCGCAGTGGCAGCAGCGGTTAACGTCCATCGCTGCAGAGCTCGATGAAGTGCAGATCTTCAATACAGCCATCCGCAACGGACAGTCCTGGCTCAACATCTCGACGGATGAGGAACATCACTCATGA
- a CDS encoding DUF4332 domain-containing protein: MKITRIHVDRFGNWHDLDLAPLQAGINVFYGPNETGKSTLMRMIRGILYGFRPEENREQPRVSDSTPWSALLDIKHQGQRYEIRRQSRAGGRGQFSFQAEARGISSQELLSSLHAGVKESVYENVFAIGLNELQELGTLHGEQVARHIYGLSLGPEGQAILDVSQQIAANRQNCLSHNLKSGSLVDLYRKLDEVNSKLASLKQQSQRFFQLSNELQQLREESDSLKKRKSGLQYQIRGHRFLERVFKPWQEVQNLHHKLKQLPVVHDFPVDGIAQLDEYDRKIKQTESRLIEVKAEIKRLRKEIEQYESDNELLEHAAQIQSLADQKDWIASLELDFQEGQTEVRRLEQILEQYRPQNLSVDALAHIQTTPDNNQRLIQAAREYRAASHKRKQAHQRYKKVSRRYQKKLAELQEKSGRLLNGQSIEQELKRARERMQHLERLSQLRFRESEFSIRQEAVREQLDRLQTHSRIPGWAKKTLFGFAIAGTLLLLAGIWRGVTDASLVGFIYCLTGLFLGGLTWAIKKHFEIDVNDQADELQDENWALDVHLRETRQEIDRLLEDEYFSLKLVKEGHSLSNPRHREQVPALSFNDENVLRTELLHDLAFKISELEQLQASQEQVQKTRQRLVRLRNRSQEIQREFSSKRHEWCECLKQLGLTETLKIEDAFRMWHQVSNASLYATQREQELRRIKPLGDIVNMFYRRVRELGLKLNRNQQQLDRPFEVVGEWERELELLSGQRKERARLRKEEKRLRQEADTLQLSLEELQHQRSSLLIQGGAANRGEFLQRANSIDERLQLEELLADAQAELEKISRSEQEMAIVEEDLLNFDLQQNTDHLDMLNLELEDIERDLVSVAENMGRLKQDYQNAKTDRSSAQLRFQREQIQEQIRQAGSLWFSTELSAVGINQLRSEFERTSQPETLAIASDYLRQLTNDKYTNIWTPLGEQFPKIDDDQGHTLTVDELSSGTREQLFLSIRLAMVERFRNQGVQLPMILDDVLVNFDQERTRAAIKTLNAVAAKGQQILLFTCHLHLTQLFEEQGITAVRLPASDVARSHAPEVIPTTVVEEVVDEEIEEDEYTEPSEESIYEEPATLEVLSYELDWSDPLDCLSGLTDSQIQSLTEADIWTIRDLLTFSADEIADGVDDDSLTAGLIFEWQSQARLAACIRGLAPTHALLLVSCGITEPNEIAGMTFEELWSLVEACQDPSDIPQQSVITEIRVEQWILGAQQARTFSPEASESLLQTEQEPPQEKREYRHDGSHPTPDSQGPNIPPFYLNRSMPVEDAPSIGPKTAERLEAAGVFTVNDLLECNPEFVANKLNVQHIRKQTIRKWKKQTKLVCCIPGLRGHDAQILEGCGLTEPEMIARAIPQDLLGKVNSFLKTKKGQRILRDAKRPDLEEVSDWIHWSQKARKLQAA, from the coding sequence ATGAAAATCACTCGCATTCACGTCGACCGGTTTGGAAACTGGCATGACCTGGATCTGGCCCCCCTGCAGGCGGGAATCAATGTCTTTTACGGCCCGAATGAAACGGGCAAGTCGACCCTGATGCGCATGATCCGGGGCATCCTTTATGGATTTCGTCCCGAGGAAAATCGCGAACAGCCACGCGTATCGGATTCAACCCCCTGGTCTGCACTGCTGGACATTAAACATCAGGGACAGCGGTACGAGATCCGTCGCCAGTCCAGGGCCGGCGGTCGCGGACAGTTCTCCTTCCAGGCAGAAGCACGCGGTATTTCCAGCCAGGAACTGCTGAGTTCACTCCATGCGGGAGTCAAAGAGAGTGTTTACGAGAATGTGTTCGCCATTGGTCTGAACGAACTGCAGGAACTGGGCACGCTGCACGGCGAGCAGGTTGCCCGCCACATCTATGGTCTTTCCCTCGGCCCCGAAGGTCAGGCGATCCTCGATGTATCGCAGCAGATCGCAGCCAACAGACAGAACTGCCTGAGCCACAATCTCAAATCGGGCTCGCTGGTCGACCTGTACCGTAAGTTGGATGAAGTCAACAGTAAGCTCGCCAGTTTGAAGCAGCAGTCGCAGCGATTCTTTCAGCTGTCTAACGAACTCCAGCAGCTCCGCGAAGAATCCGACAGTCTGAAGAAACGGAAGTCAGGACTGCAGTACCAGATCCGCGGACATCGTTTCCTGGAACGGGTCTTTAAGCCCTGGCAGGAAGTTCAGAACCTGCATCACAAACTGAAGCAATTGCCCGTTGTCCATGACTTCCCCGTGGATGGCATCGCTCAACTCGATGAATATGATCGTAAAATTAAACAGACCGAATCCCGGTTAATCGAAGTCAAAGCCGAAATCAAACGGCTCCGCAAGGAAATCGAACAATACGAATCGGACAATGAACTACTGGAACATGCAGCCCAGATCCAGAGTCTGGCAGACCAGAAAGACTGGATCGCTTCCCTGGAGTTGGATTTCCAGGAAGGGCAGACCGAAGTCCGCAGGCTGGAACAGATTCTCGAACAGTATCGGCCTCAGAATCTGTCGGTCGATGCGCTGGCACACATTCAAACCACGCCGGACAATAATCAGCGACTGATTCAGGCAGCCCGCGAATACCGGGCGGCGTCACACAAACGCAAACAGGCACACCAGCGTTACAAGAAGGTCTCCCGCCGCTACCAGAAAAAACTGGCTGAGCTGCAGGAAAAATCGGGACGCCTGCTCAATGGACAGTCCATCGAACAGGAACTGAAACGCGCCCGCGAACGCATGCAGCACCTTGAGCGACTCAGTCAGCTGCGGTTCCGCGAATCCGAATTTTCGATCCGCCAGGAAGCCGTCCGCGAACAACTGGATCGTCTGCAGACCCACTCCCGCATTCCGGGTTGGGCCAAAAAAACACTCTTCGGTTTTGCCATCGCCGGTACGCTGCTGTTACTGGCGGGGATCTGGCGTGGGGTCACCGATGCCTCCCTGGTCGGTTTTATCTACTGTCTGACCGGCCTGTTTCTGGGAGGGTTGACCTGGGCGATCAAGAAGCATTTCGAAATCGATGTCAACGACCAGGCGGATGAACTCCAGGATGAAAACTGGGCTCTCGACGTCCACCTCCGTGAAACGCGCCAGGAAATCGACCGCCTGCTGGAAGACGAGTACTTCTCCCTGAAGCTGGTCAAAGAAGGACATTCTCTGAGCAACCCGCGTCATCGCGAACAGGTACCGGCACTGAGCTTCAATGACGAGAATGTCCTGCGGACTGAGCTGCTGCACGATCTGGCTTTCAAAATCTCAGAGCTGGAACAGCTGCAGGCTTCGCAGGAACAGGTTCAGAAAACCCGACAGCGACTGGTGCGACTCCGCAACCGGTCGCAGGAAATCCAGCGCGAGTTCAGCAGCAAGCGTCACGAATGGTGTGAATGTCTGAAACAGCTGGGTCTCACCGAAACACTGAAAATTGAAGACGCCTTCCGCATGTGGCACCAGGTTTCCAATGCCAGCCTGTATGCCACCCAACGCGAACAGGAACTGAGACGAATTAAACCACTGGGCGACATCGTCAACATGTTTTACCGTCGCGTGCGGGAACTGGGGCTGAAACTGAACCGGAATCAGCAGCAGCTCGATCGCCCGTTTGAAGTGGTCGGAGAATGGGAACGCGAACTCGAACTACTCTCGGGACAGCGGAAAGAACGGGCTCGACTGCGGAAAGAAGAAAAGCGTCTGCGTCAGGAAGCAGATACCCTGCAGCTCTCACTCGAAGAACTGCAACATCAGCGTTCCTCTCTGCTGATCCAGGGCGGTGCCGCTAATCGCGGGGAATTCCTGCAGCGGGCGAACTCAATTGATGAGCGTCTGCAACTGGAAGAACTGCTGGCCGACGCCCAGGCGGAACTCGAGAAGATCAGTCGCAGCGAACAGGAAATGGCCATCGTCGAAGAGGATCTGCTCAATTTCGATCTGCAGCAGAATACCGACCATCTGGACATGCTCAACCTGGAACTGGAGGACATCGAACGCGATCTGGTCAGCGTCGCCGAGAATATGGGGCGACTTAAACAGGACTACCAGAATGCGAAAACGGATCGTTCTTCCGCACAACTGCGGTTCCAGCGGGAACAGATTCAGGAACAGATTCGACAAGCGGGTTCACTCTGGTTCTCGACCGAACTCTCCGCCGTTGGCATCAATCAGCTGCGTTCCGAATTCGAACGGACCAGTCAACCCGAAACGCTGGCGATCGCCTCTGACTACCTGCGTCAGTTGACTAACGACAAATACACCAACATCTGGACTCCACTCGGCGAGCAGTTCCCCAAGATCGACGACGACCAGGGGCACACGCTGACCGTCGATGAACTCAGTAGCGGCACCCGCGAGCAGCTGTTCCTGTCAATCCGCCTGGCGATGGTGGAACGCTTCCGGAACCAGGGAGTACAGCTCCCCATGATCCTGGATGATGTCCTCGTTAACTTCGACCAGGAACGGACACGGGCTGCGATCAAAACTTTGAATGCCGTTGCAGCCAAAGGACAGCAGATCCTGCTCTTCACCTGTCACCTGCATCTGACACAACTCTTCGAAGAACAGGGCATCACTGCGGTCCGTCTGCCGGCTTCTGATGTGGCACGCAGTCACGCCCCCGAAGTGATCCCGACAACCGTAGTCGAAGAAGTTGTTGATGAGGAAATCGAAGAAGATGAATATACCGAGCCCTCAGAGGAGTCGATCTATGAAGAACCAGCAACCCTCGAAGTACTCTCTTATGAGCTCGACTGGTCAGATCCACTGGACTGCCTTTCCGGGTTGACTGACTCACAGATTCAGTCGCTGACGGAAGCAGACATCTGGACCATCCGCGATTTGCTGACCTTCTCTGCCGACGAAATTGCTGACGGAGTTGACGACGACAGTCTGACCGCGGGTCTGATCTTCGAATGGCAGAGCCAGGCTCGACTGGCTGCCTGTATCCGCGGTCTGGCACCCACTCACGCGCTGTTACTTGTCTCCTGTGGCATCACCGAACCCAACGAAATCGCCGGCATGACGTTTGAAGAACTCTGGTCGCTGGTGGAAGCCTGCCAGGATCCCTCGGACATTCCACAGCAGTCTGTTATCACAGAAATCCGTGTGGAACAATGGATCCTCGGCGCACAACAGGCGCGTACGTTTTCGCCAGAAGCCTCTGAGTCCCTCTTACAAACAGAGCAGGAACCACCTCAGGAAAAACGGGAATATCGGCACGATGGTTCACACCCCACCCCCGATTCACAGGGACCGAACATTCCCCCCTTTTACCTGAATCGTTCAATGCCCGTTGAAGATGCACCTTCCATCGGACCGAAGACAGCCGAACGCCTGGAAGCCGCGGGCGTCTTTACCGTGAATGATCTGCTGGAATGTAATCCCGAGTTCGTTGCGAACAAACTCAACGTGCAACACATCAGAAAACAGACCATCCGCAAATGGAAGAAACAGACGAAGCTCGTCTGCTGTATTCCCGGACTCCGCGGACACGACGCCCAGATCCTCGAAGGGTGCGGCCTGACCGAACCCGAAATGATCGCCCGGGCGATCCCACAGGATCTGCTCGGAAAGGTCAATTCGTTTCTTAAAACCAAAAAGGGGCAACGCATCCTCAGAGACGCCAAACGTCCCGACCTGGAAGAAGTCTCCGACTGGATTCACTGGTCACAGAAAGCCCGCAAGCTGCAGGCCGCCTGA
- a CDS encoding CinA family nicotinamide mononucleotide deamidase-related protein, translated as MQAEIIAIGSELTNGEKLDTNSQWLSTELAAAGIATHFHTTIADNLDEIIDQLRLSASRSDLILITGGLGPTLDDLTRQAMAGLTGTDLVLDAESLAIIESMFQKRYREMPERNRIQAMFPEGAEPIKNEHGTAPGIWMMVPRDGGEGICHIAAMPGVPSEMKPMFYESVLPRLVRGTRIIRFARINCFGVGESKTEELLGDITSRGRDPEVGITAHEATITLRIKAMGESNDDCEQKISATYEQIRERLGDYIFGYEDEELEHVVVTLLNESKLSVAASECGTGGLLSYRLTEVAGSADCFKGGAVLARVDTFSADGALALAKSTRETQTSDYGLAILLDLNQSWQDRENAPQAFVALASDDGAWVEEIGLTVNRAIAKSRISKAALDLLRRKLLKIER; from the coding sequence ATGCAAGCAGAGATTATTGCGATTGGCAGTGAGCTGACTAACGGCGAAAAGCTGGATACAAACAGCCAGTGGCTGAGTACGGAACTGGCGGCGGCAGGGATTGCAACGCACTTTCATACGACGATTGCTGACAACCTGGATGAGATCATCGATCAGCTGCGACTGTCGGCTTCCCGTTCCGATCTGATTCTGATCACGGGGGGACTGGGACCCACACTGGATGACCTGACACGGCAGGCGATGGCGGGACTGACGGGTACGGATCTCGTGCTCGATGCAGAATCGCTGGCGATCATCGAAAGCATGTTTCAGAAACGCTATCGCGAAATGCCCGAGCGGAACCGAATTCAGGCGATGTTCCCCGAGGGGGCAGAGCCCATCAAAAATGAACATGGTACGGCACCGGGAATCTGGATGATGGTCCCCCGTGATGGGGGAGAGGGGATCTGTCATATCGCGGCGATGCCGGGTGTTCCCTCTGAAATGAAGCCGATGTTTTATGAGTCCGTGCTCCCGCGACTGGTTCGTGGAACGCGAATCATTCGCTTTGCCCGCATCAACTGCTTCGGAGTGGGGGAGTCAAAGACCGAAGAACTGCTGGGAGATATCACCAGCCGCGGACGTGATCCGGAGGTTGGCATCACTGCTCATGAAGCGACTATCACGCTGCGAATCAAAGCGATGGGTGAGTCTAACGATGATTGCGAGCAGAAGATATCAGCCACCTATGAGCAGATTCGCGAACGACTGGGTGACTACATTTTCGGTTACGAAGATGAAGAACTTGAACACGTAGTGGTGACCCTGTTGAATGAGAGTAAGCTCAGTGTGGCGGCCAGCGAGTGTGGCACCGGAGGACTGCTGTCCTATCGGTTGACCGAGGTCGCGGGTTCGGCGGACTGTTTCAAAGGGGGGGCCGTACTGGCGCGTGTAGATACGTTTTCTGCAGACGGCGCACTAGCCCTGGCGAAATCCACGCGGGAAACGCAGACCAGTGATTATGGTCTGGCCATTCTGCTGGATCTGAATCAGTCCTGGCAGGACCGTGAAAATGCACCACAGGCCTTCGTGGCTCTCGCGAGTGATGACGGAGCCTGGGTGGAGGAAATCGGTTTAACCGTCAATCGTGCTATCGCCAAGAGCCGCATTTCCAAAGCGGCTTTGGATCTGTTACGGCGCAAGTTGTTGAAGATCGAACGTTAA
- a CDS encoding glycosyltransferase family 4 protein encodes MSKVDSSMKVLLFAGPFELRGTSAYTLRLAHYTADYGIRARVVCPDASKVDPGIRSKLDITEYRNLNVPILGQAVLRLVKQEAEKNIPDLIHIQSRHVLPQGQWMARKLKRPFLLTVNDYLQSDEKLRIDLKWCRGIITVSESVKKDLIARTGLPEDFVLVISSGVDVPDVSHLSPVLSLDHQPVVGTAGPLEAIKGLPYFLGAASRVLAENPNVQFLISGAGPEEGNLRHLARDLEITANVTFVPNLYDFAISLEAMDIFCLPSLRQGLGTIMLEAMALAKPVIATGVGGVYSVIRDGETGLVIPPSNSESLSNSILELLNDPLKARAMGESARELVRQQFRVETMVEKTVEQYQLAVQGAVSTGSA; translated from the coding sequence ATGAGTAAAGTTGATTCCTCGATGAAAGTTTTGCTGTTTGCCGGGCCGTTTGAACTGCGGGGAACCTCTGCCTATACCCTGCGACTGGCCCATTACACCGCCGATTATGGCATCCGGGCACGCGTGGTCTGTCCTGATGCGTCGAAAGTCGATCCGGGCATTCGCAGTAAGCTGGATATCACCGAGTATCGGAACCTGAATGTACCGATTCTGGGGCAGGCGGTTCTGCGTCTGGTCAAACAGGAAGCCGAGAAGAACATCCCGGATCTGATTCACATCCAGTCGCGACATGTTCTGCCGCAGGGACAGTGGATGGCGCGAAAACTGAAGCGTCCGTTTTTGCTGACGGTGAATGACTATCTGCAAAGCGATGAAAAACTGCGCATCGATTTAAAATGGTGCCGGGGGATCATTACCGTCAGTGAGTCGGTCAAAAAAGATCTGATCGCCCGCACCGGACTCCCGGAAGATTTCGTACTCGTGATATCCAGTGGCGTGGATGTCCCCGATGTTTCCCACCTGTCACCAGTGTTATCACTGGATCATCAGCCGGTCGTCGGAACGGCTGGTCCGCTGGAAGCCATTAAGGGACTCCCTTATTTCCTGGGAGCCGCCAGTCGTGTGCTGGCGGAGAATCCCAACGTACAGTTTCTGATTTCAGGCGCCGGTCCCGAGGAAGGGAACCTGCGGCATCTGGCACGTGACCTGGAAATTACGGCGAATGTGACCTTTGTACCCAACCTGTATGACTTCGCCATCTCACTGGAAGCGATGGATATATTCTGTCTGCCCTCATTAAGGCAGGGGTTGGGGACGATCATGCTGGAAGCGATGGCGCTGGCCAAGCCAGTCATCGCGACCGGGGTTGGGGGCGTGTATTCGGTGATTCGCGATGGGGAAACCGGGCTGGTGATTCCGCCGTCCAACAGCGAGTCGCTGTCCAACAGTATTCTCGAACTGCTCAATGACCCCTTGAAAGCTCGAGCAATGGGTGAATCGGCGCGGGAACTGGTGCGTCAGCAGTTTCGGGTGGAGACGATGGTCGAGAAAACAGTCGAACAATATCAACTGGCTGTGCAGGGTGCAGTCAGTACGGGAAGTGCCTGA
- the floA gene encoding flotillin-like protein FloA (flotillin-like protein involved in membrane lipid rafts), producing the protein MSTLNLLAADDNTTIIWIVGIVVFLFALFIFALFARFAGLWIQCKLTKAKIGFFDLLMMTIRKVNPTIIVRSKIMAIQAGVTKSYDISTRDLEAHYLAGGNVPNVIRALIAAQRAKIDLDWQSAQAIDLAGRDILDAVRTSVYPKVIDCPDPRKTNSTLDAVAGDGIQLNVRARVTVRTNLKQLVGGATEETVIARVGQGIVQAIGSTATYEQVLENPDKITQIVLNEGLEKQTAYTIVSIDIADIDVGENIGARLQADHAEAEMRVAQAKAEQRRAEQKAREQEMVALTQENRAQVVLAEAKVPEAIAEAFRSGKIGILDYYELKNVQADTKMRDMIGTPEREPSTTS; encoded by the coding sequence ATGAGCACCTTGAATCTATTAGCGGCCGATGATAACACCACTATCATCTGGATTGTGGGTATCGTCGTTTTTCTGTTTGCGCTGTTTATATTCGCGTTGTTTGCCCGGTTTGCCGGTTTGTGGATTCAGTGTAAGTTGACGAAAGCCAAAATCGGTTTCTTCGACCTGTTGATGATGACGATTCGTAAGGTCAACCCGACCATTATTGTCCGCAGTAAAATCATGGCAATTCAGGCAGGGGTCACCAAGTCGTATGATATTTCGACGCGTGATCTGGAAGCCCATTATCTCGCGGGGGGGAATGTGCCGAATGTGATTCGTGCTCTGATTGCCGCTCAGCGGGCGAAAATCGATCTGGACTGGCAGTCAGCCCAGGCGATCGACCTGGCGGGCCGCGATATTTTAGACGCGGTGCGGACGAGCGTATATCCCAAGGTGATTGACTGTCCTGATCCCCGGAAGACCAACAGCACGTTGGATGCAGTGGCAGGGGACGGAATTCAGTTAAATGTACGGGCCCGGGTTACCGTGCGAACCAACCTGAAACAGTTGGTCGGTGGTGCAACCGAAGAGACCGTCATCGCCCGTGTGGGGCAGGGGATTGTGCAGGCCATCGGCTCGACTGCTACTTATGAGCAGGTTCTGGAAAATCCGGACAAGATTACGCAGATCGTATTGAACGAAGGTCTGGAAAAGCAGACCGCTTACACAATTGTTTCGATCGATATCGCAGACATTGATGTGGGTGAGAACATCGGAGCCCGGTTGCAGGCGGATCACGCTGAAGCGGAAATGCGGGTGGCACAGGCGAAAGCAGAACAGAGGCGTGCAGAACAGAAGGCTCGCGAGCAGGAAATGGTCGCGTTGACCCAGGAAAACCGGGCTCAGGTAGTGTTGGCAGAAGCCAAAGTACCCGAAGCGATCGCCGAGGCGTTTCGTTCCGGAAAAATCGGGATCCTGGATTACTATGAGCTCAAAAACGTGCAGGCCGATACCAAGATGCGTGACATGATCGGGACTCCCGAACGGGAACCGTCTACAACCAGCTAA
- a CDS encoding NfeD family protein, with the protein MDYSLIAILGLIVALMMFVAEIFIPSGGLIAVLALSSMAASLWGAWMAWWGTSPAFWWTYIASIIVLIPTTIGMAVKIFPNTAWGKKFIHEVPTLEEVSGFQAETDHLRSLVGKTGKTQTLLNPSGFVIVDHERHHCESQGMIIDPRVDVEIIAVEGTRLVVKMVQKPVKESSDTEEKSAPKRESLADGSFDFEVPET; encoded by the coding sequence ATGGATTATTCGCTGATTGCCATTCTGGGCTTGATCGTAGCATTGATGATGTTCGTGGCTGAGATCTTCATTCCTTCGGGAGGGCTGATCGCCGTGCTGGCATTGTCGAGCATGGCTGCCTCGCTCTGGGGGGCCTGGATGGCCTGGTGGGGAACCAGTCCCGCTTTCTGGTGGACTTATATCGCCAGTATTATTGTGCTGATACCCACAACGATTGGCATGGCAGTCAAAATCTTTCCGAATACCGCCTGGGGCAAGAAGTTCATTCACGAAGTACCGACCCTGGAAGAAGTCAGTGGTTTCCAGGCCGAGACCGATCATCTGCGGTCATTAGTTGGGAAAACAGGAAAAACGCAAACTCTTTTGAACCCCAGTGGGTTTGTCATCGTTGACCATGAACGGCACCACTGTGAAAGTCAGGGCATGATCATCGATCCGCGTGTGGATGTGGAGATCATAGCCGTGGAAGGGACGCGTCTGGTCGTGAAAATGGTTCAGAAACCCGTCAAAGAGAGTTCCGATACAGAAGAAAAATCTGCTCCAAAACGCGAATCGCTGGCTGATGGTTCTTTCGATTTTGAGGTTCCCGAAACCTGA